One Pseudoalteromonas sp. NC201 DNA segment encodes these proteins:
- the ydiJ gene encoding D-2-hydroxyglutarate dehydrogenase YdiJ, whose protein sequence is MIANISQQDSANELINLYQSKLTDAGFSGDIDTSYATRLVTSTDNSIYQEIPQAVLFPRTNRDVQLALEIAQQDPFLSLTFGPRGGGTGTNGQSLTPGIVIDLSRHMREILEINEQEGWVRVQSGVIKDQLNDFLRPYGYFFSPDLSTSNRATIGGMVNTDASGQGSLVYGKTSDHVLGLKTFLVDGTELNTSKLAIDKAELLAEQNSKTSHIYANVIEICRNNRALILEKFPRLNRFLTGYDLENVFDDSLTTFDLSRIITGSEGSLGVVTEAKLNLTPIQPYKTLINIKYDSFESALRNSPFLVSANATSVETVDSKVLGLAKEDIIWHSVSDLIQDVQGVEMQGLNMVEFNGESEDEISSKVDSLCQRLDQLIANKEAGVIGYQLTNDKADILKIYAMRKKSVGLLGNAKGNKKPLAFAEDTAVPPENLADFIIEFRELLDSYQLDYGMFGHVDAGVLHVRPALDMCDPEQEKLLRVISDKVVALTAKYRGLMWGEHGKGYRSEYGPEFFGEQLFNELRKIKSLFDKNNRLNPGKICTPLDSSDQLVSVDAQKRAWFDRTIPTEVKVNYEAPINCNGNGLCFNYDDNSPMCPSYKVTKDRRNSPKGRAGLFKEWLRLQNNKGVDLIAAEKQLINHENDTTWWERFLNTRKKNEYDFSHEVKASMDECLACKACTTACPIKVDVPTFRAKFLNFYYSRYNRPFKDYLVANIERALPTMAKFPNLVNALQSNRISNFFVERLIGYIDSPSLSKVQLSKLVSSKHFYSEHSFEMLSDEEQQSVVFVVQDPFTSFYEAELVSDFVQVISKLGFYPLVLPFKPNGKPQHVKGFLKEFKSTAKTAAEFLNTVSEYNRPLVGLDASLVMCYRDEYNDILKESRGDFKVQLAHEWLATVDIPTAATISPSKFTLISHCTETTAMPESKNVWQGIFNKLNSNLEAVNTGCCGMAGTYGHEAQNQENSKALYESSWQHHIDNAAQDEILVTGFSCRCQVKRFSGEKPKHPLQALNKLLD, encoded by the coding sequence ATGATCGCAAATATTAGTCAGCAGGATTCTGCAAACGAACTTATCAACCTCTATCAAAGTAAACTAACTGATGCAGGTTTTAGTGGGGACATTGATACGAGTTATGCAACTCGTCTTGTTACGTCAACCGACAATAGTATCTATCAGGAAATCCCTCAAGCAGTATTATTTCCTAGAACAAATCGAGACGTACAACTTGCACTTGAAATCGCCCAACAAGACCCATTTTTGTCTCTCACTTTTGGCCCTAGAGGCGGGGGAACTGGTACGAATGGTCAATCACTTACACCCGGTATTGTGATTGATCTATCGAGACACATGAGAGAAATTCTTGAGATCAATGAACAAGAAGGCTGGGTTCGAGTTCAGTCGGGTGTGATCAAAGATCAGCTTAATGACTTTCTAAGACCTTACGGCTATTTCTTTTCGCCAGATCTCTCCACCAGTAACCGAGCAACAATAGGTGGTATGGTAAATACTGATGCGTCGGGCCAAGGTTCACTCGTTTATGGCAAAACAAGCGATCATGTTCTTGGGCTTAAAACCTTTTTAGTGGATGGAACAGAGTTAAATACCTCGAAGTTAGCGATCGATAAAGCGGAGCTACTAGCTGAGCAAAACTCAAAGACTTCTCACATTTATGCGAATGTCATCGAGATCTGTCGAAACAATCGAGCACTTATACTTGAAAAATTTCCAAGACTAAACCGCTTTTTAACCGGTTATGACCTCGAAAATGTATTCGACGATTCACTAACTACTTTTGATTTGTCTCGAATTATTACGGGTTCTGAAGGTTCGCTTGGTGTTGTAACCGAAGCAAAACTTAATTTAACGCCAATTCAGCCATATAAAACCCTAATCAATATCAAATATGACTCATTTGAATCAGCGCTTAGAAACAGCCCTTTCTTGGTTTCCGCTAATGCTACATCGGTCGAAACTGTAGATAGTAAAGTTCTAGGTCTTGCCAAAGAGGACATCATTTGGCATTCAGTATCGGACTTAATTCAAGATGTACAAGGTGTTGAGATGCAAGGTCTTAACATGGTTGAGTTTAATGGTGAATCCGAAGATGAAATTTCGTCTAAAGTCGATAGTTTATGTCAACGATTAGATCAGCTTATTGCGAACAAAGAAGCGGGGGTTATTGGTTATCAACTTACTAATGATAAAGCGGATATCCTTAAGATCTATGCGATGCGTAAAAAATCAGTTGGCTTGTTGGGTAACGCAAAGGGTAATAAAAAGCCACTTGCTTTTGCTGAAGATACAGCCGTTCCACCTGAAAATCTTGCTGATTTTATCATTGAGTTTAGAGAGTTGCTTGATAGCTACCAATTAGATTATGGCATGTTTGGTCATGTTGACGCCGGTGTTTTACACGTGCGCCCTGCGCTTGATATGTGCGACCCCGAACAGGAAAAATTACTACGTGTGATCTCCGATAAAGTAGTAGCGTTAACTGCAAAATACCGAGGACTAATGTGGGGTGAGCATGGAAAAGGTTACCGAAGTGAATATGGACCAGAGTTTTTCGGTGAGCAACTATTTAATGAACTTCGTAAAATTAAAAGTTTGTTTGATAAAAACAATCGCCTAAATCCTGGAAAAATTTGTACACCACTGGATTCAAGCGATCAATTAGTGTCAGTCGATGCACAGAAAAGAGCTTGGTTTGACCGTACAATACCAACTGAAGTAAAAGTAAACTACGAAGCGCCAATCAATTGTAATGGTAACGGACTTTGCTTTAACTATGATGACAACTCACCAATGTGTCCATCGTACAAGGTAACCAAAGATCGTAGAAACTCTCCAAAAGGACGCGCTGGGTTATTTAAAGAGTGGTTAAGACTCCAAAACAATAAAGGAGTAGATTTGATTGCTGCAGAAAAGCAATTAATCAATCATGAAAATGATACTACTTGGTGGGAGCGCTTTCTCAATACCCGAAAGAAAAACGAATATGACTTTTCCCATGAAGTTAAAGCATCAATGGATGAATGTTTAGCCTGTAAAGCATGCACAACGGCTTGCCCAATAAAAGTGGATGTTCCTACGTTTCGAGCTAAGTTTTTAAACTTTTACTACAGCCGTTACAATCGTCCATTTAAAGACTACTTAGTTGCGAATATTGAGCGAGCACTGCCTACCATGGCTAAGTTTCCAAATTTAGTTAACGCTCTACAAAGTAATCGCATATCCAACTTTTTTGTTGAACGGCTGATTGGGTATATTGACTCCCCATCGCTAAGTAAGGTGCAACTTAGCAAATTAGTTTCAAGCAAACACTTTTATTCAGAACACAGTTTTGAAATGTTAAGCGATGAAGAACAACAAAGCGTGGTATTTGTTGTTCAAGACCCGTTTACTAGTTTCTATGAAGCAGAACTAGTATCGGACTTTGTGCAAGTTATATCAAAGCTTGGGTTTTATCCGCTCGTGTTACCATTCAAACCGAACGGTAAGCCACAACACGTTAAAGGCTTTTTAAAGGAATTTAAATCGACCGCGAAGACTGCCGCAGAGTTTTTAAATACTGTCAGTGAGTATAACAGACCTTTAGTTGGGCTCGATGCCTCTTTGGTGATGTGCTATCGCGATGAATATAATGATATTCTCAAAGAGAGCAGGGGAGACTTTAAGGTACAATTAGCACATGAATGGCTTGCAACAGTCGATATCCCAACGGCTGCGACAATCAGTCCATCAAAATTTACATTGATAAGTCACTGTACAGAAACAACAGCGATGCCTGAATCTAAAAATGTTTGGCAAGGTATTTTTAATAAGTTGAACTCTAATTTAGAAGCGGTTAATACAGGATGTTGTGGCATGGCGGGAACTTATGGCCACGAAGCGCAAAATCAAGAAAACTCAAAAGCGCTCTACGAATCCTCATGGCAGCATCATATTGATAACGCAGCTCAAGATGAAATATTAGTGACTGGCTTCTCTTGTCGGTGTCAGGTTAAACGCTTTAGTGGAGAAAAACCAAAACACCCGCTTCAAGCACTTAATAAACTACTAGATTAG
- the ppsA gene encoding phosphoenolpyruvate synthase — translation MQDYVLWYQELGMQDVPRVGGKNASLGEMISNLANAGVQVPGGFATTADAFNEFLEQSGLNEKIHSILDTLDVDDVNELAKVGAQIRQWVIDTPFQPELDKAIREAYSQLHGDASQDVSFAVRSSATAEDMPDASFAGQQETFLNVRGIDAVMVAIKHVFASLFNDRAISYRVHQGYDHRGVALSAGIQRMVRSDKASSGVMFSIDTESGFEDVVFVTSSYGLGEMVVQGAVNPDEFYVHKQTLAKAKPAVLKRNIGSKAIQMIYSSDESHGKQVEIVDVDSALSNQFSITDAEVEELAKQAVIIEKHYGRPMDIEWAKDGNDGKLYIVQARPETVRSNEDANVMERFQLKSKSEVIVEGRAIGHKIGSGVVKVLSSIDQMDSVKQGDVLVTDMTDPDWEPIMKRASAIVTNRGGRTCHAAIIARELGIPAVVGCGNATDLITNGDTVTVSCAEGDTGYIYKGELEFDVISSRIDAMPAIPMKIMMNVGNPDRAFDFAKLPHAGIGLARLEFIINRMIGIHPKALLHFDKQDAELQAEIKELIAGYESPVEFYISKLVEGISTLGAAFAPERVIVRMSDFKSNEYANLVGGQQYEPEEENPMIGFRGASRYISEDFRECFALECEAIKRVRNEMDLTNVEIMIPFVRTLEEAAQVIEILEAHGLKRGENGLKVIMMCELPSNCLLAEEFLEYFDGFSIGSNDLTQLTLGLDRDSGLIAHLFDERNPAIKKLLSMAIQTAKAKGKYVGICGQGPSDHEDFAAWLVEEGIDSVSLNPDTVLETWLYLAEKFTK, via the coding sequence GTGCAAGACTACGTTCTCTGGTATCAAGAGTTGGGTATGCAAGATGTACCTCGAGTTGGTGGTAAAAACGCTTCTCTAGGTGAAATGATATCTAACCTTGCTAACGCTGGTGTACAAGTACCTGGTGGATTCGCAACAACAGCCGATGCGTTTAATGAATTTCTTGAGCAATCAGGCCTCAACGAAAAAATCCACTCAATCCTAGATACTCTCGATGTTGACGATGTCAACGAATTAGCCAAAGTCGGCGCCCAGATTAGACAATGGGTTATCGATACACCATTCCAACCAGAATTAGATAAAGCAATCCGTGAGGCGTATAGCCAGTTACACGGTGACGCAAGCCAAGATGTCTCCTTTGCTGTTCGTTCATCAGCAACAGCAGAAGATATGCCAGACGCCTCCTTCGCTGGCCAACAAGAAACTTTCCTAAATGTTCGTGGCATTGATGCCGTAATGGTCGCTATCAAGCATGTTTTTGCTTCGCTATTCAATGACCGTGCAATTTCTTATCGTGTACACCAAGGCTATGATCACAGAGGCGTGGCGCTTTCTGCTGGTATTCAGCGTATGGTGCGTTCAGACAAAGCGTCGTCTGGTGTTATGTTCTCAATCGATACCGAATCAGGCTTCGAAGACGTTGTCTTCGTTACTTCTAGCTATGGTTTGGGCGAGATGGTAGTTCAGGGCGCAGTAAACCCAGATGAATTTTATGTTCATAAGCAAACGCTTGCAAAAGCAAAGCCTGCTGTTCTTAAGAGAAATATTGGCTCAAAAGCAATCCAAATGATCTACTCAAGTGATGAGTCTCACGGCAAGCAAGTTGAGATTGTTGATGTAGACTCAGCACTATCTAACCAATTCTCGATTACAGACGCAGAAGTAGAAGAATTAGCAAAACAGGCTGTTATTATCGAAAAGCACTACGGTCGTCCAATGGATATCGAATGGGCAAAAGATGGTAACGACGGCAAGCTTTATATCGTTCAAGCTCGTCCAGAAACCGTCCGTTCAAATGAAGATGCGAACGTAATGGAACGCTTCCAGCTAAAATCAAAGTCTGAAGTTATTGTTGAAGGTCGTGCAATCGGTCATAAGATTGGCTCAGGCGTAGTTAAAGTCTTGTCTTCAATTGATCAAATGGACTCGGTAAAGCAAGGCGATGTACTTGTTACTGATATGACGGATCCTGATTGGGAACCTATCATGAAGCGTGCCTCTGCTATCGTAACGAATCGTGGTGGACGTACTTGTCACGCTGCAATCATTGCACGTGAGCTGGGGATCCCAGCAGTGGTTGGATGTGGTAATGCAACCGATTTGATCACCAATGGCGACACGGTAACAGTTTCATGTGCTGAAGGCGACACAGGTTATATCTACAAAGGTGAACTTGAATTCGATGTTATTTCTTCTCGCATCGATGCAATGCCAGCTATTCCGATGAAGATAATGATGAACGTAGGTAACCCAGATCGCGCGTTTGATTTTGCGAAGTTACCACATGCAGGTATCGGTCTTGCGCGTCTTGAATTTATCATCAACCGTATGATTGGTATTCACCCTAAAGCACTACTTCATTTTGATAAGCAAGATGCAGAGCTACAGGCTGAAATTAAAGAGCTAATCGCAGGATATGAATCACCAGTAGAGTTCTATATCAGCAAGTTAGTTGAAGGTATTTCAACGCTAGGTGCGGCATTTGCTCCAGAGCGTGTAATCGTTCGTATGTCTGACTTTAAGTCAAATGAGTATGCAAACTTGGTTGGCGGTCAGCAGTATGAGCCCGAAGAAGAAAACCCAATGATTGGTTTCCGCGGCGCATCTCGTTACATTTCTGAAGACTTTAGAGAGTGCTTTGCATTAGAGTGTGAAGCCATTAAACGTGTTCGCAACGAGATGGATTTAACCAACGTTGAAATCATGATCCCATTCGTTCGTACCCTAGAAGAAGCAGCTCAAGTTATTGAAATTCTTGAAGCTCATGGTCTAAAACGTGGCGAGAACGGTCTAAAAGTCATTATGATGTGTGAACTTCCATCAAACTGCCTGCTTGCCGAAGAGTTTTTAGAATATTTCGACGGCTTCTCGATAGGTTCAAATGACCTTACCCAGTTAACACTTGGTCTGGACCGCGATTCTGGTCTGATTGCGCATCTGTTTGATGAGCGAAACCCAGCTATCAAGAAACTACTTTCAATGGCAATTCAAACTGCTAAAGCGAAAGGCAAATATGTAGGTATTTGTGGTCAAGGTCCATCGGATCATGAAGATTTTGCTGCTTGGTTAGTTGAAGAGGGGATTGACTCGGTTTCACTTAACCCAGATACAGTACTTGAAACTTGGCTTTATCTAGCTGAAAAGTTTACCAAATAA
- the ppsR gene encoding posphoenolpyruvate synthetase regulatory kinase/phosphorylase PpsR: MRTAFYISDGTAITSEVFGHATLSMFPVEFNHQTIPFVETVKKAHEIKILIDSVAENSGEKPLVFFTFVNPELSDIILSSQGVCYDFLSYASEIVKRELKVQPVPKMHRTHSIHESSYDFRIDAVNYALANDDGANIKDYDEADIILVGVSRSGKTPTSLYLALQYGIKAANYPMTEDDLESGRLPKCLDKYKGKLFGLTIDPERLAAIRQERMANSKYASIRQCRIEVKEVEMLFKKNRTPYLNSTRYSVEEISAKIISETGLKRHKY; the protein is encoded by the coding sequence ATGAGAACAGCATTCTATATTTCCGATGGTACCGCTATCACCTCTGAAGTGTTTGGTCACGCAACGCTTTCAATGTTCCCTGTAGAATTTAATCACCAAACGATACCATTTGTAGAAACAGTAAAAAAAGCACATGAAATCAAAATATTAATAGACTCGGTTGCTGAGAATTCAGGTGAAAAACCATTGGTGTTTTTTACATTCGTTAATCCAGAATTGTCCGATATTATTTTATCGTCGCAAGGGGTTTGTTACGACTTTTTATCTTATGCGAGCGAAATAGTAAAAAGAGAGCTAAAAGTTCAGCCGGTGCCAAAAATGCACCGCACGCATAGCATTCACGAATCTTCTTATGATTTTAGAATAGATGCAGTTAACTACGCACTTGCAAATGATGACGGCGCAAATATTAAAGATTATGACGAAGCAGACATCATATTGGTAGGTGTCAGCCGCAGCGGTAAAACGCCGACAAGCTTATATTTAGCATTACAATATGGGATAAAAGCCGCGAATTATCCGATGACAGAGGATGATTTAGAAAGTGGAAGACTGCCTAAATGTCTAGATAAATACAAAGGTAAGCTCTTTGGCTTAACCATAGATCCCGAAAGACTAGCCGCAATAAGGCAAGAGAGAATGGCAAACTCCAAGTACGCATCAATCAGACAATGCCGTATCGAAGTCAAAGAAGTAGAGATGCTATTTAAAAAGAATAGAACGCCTTACTTAAACAGTACACGTTATTCCGTTGAGGAAATATCAGCAAAGATTATTTCTGAAACTGGGTTAAAGCGCCATAAATACTAA
- a CDS encoding class II 3-deoxy-7-phosphoheptulonate synthase has protein sequence MANWSPNSWRDKPILQQPEYPNSEKLKSVEKELNSAPPLVFAEETRSLYKSLADVCEGKAFILQGGDCAESFSDFSAANIRDTFKTLLQMAVVLTYGGKCPVVKIARMAGQYAKPRSSDFETIDGVSLPSYRGDIVNSFEFTEEARIPDPDRLMKAYHQSAATLNLLRAFAQGGLADLHQVNRWNMSFVAANPLKDKFQQLAERIQEALEFMEVCGIDSTVAPSLKETPLYTSHEALLLGYEEALTRRDHLSGDWYDCSAHFVWIGERTRQLDHAHIEFFRGIKNPIGVKVGPGMQEDELIKLVDALNPDNIPGRLTLITRMGADVLPEKLPKLVRRIQEEGRKVIWTSDPMHGNTEKATTGYKTRSFNNILREISQFFAVHKAEGSYPGGVHLEMTGQHVTECVGGAYGLSDEDLSQRYRTQCDPRLNADQVLELGFLVADLLKDARKTV, from the coding sequence ATGGCTAATTGGAGCCCAAATAGCTGGAGAGATAAACCTATCTTGCAGCAACCTGAATACCCAAATTCAGAGAAGTTAAAATCAGTTGAAAAAGAACTAAATTCAGCACCGCCGCTCGTTTTTGCAGAAGAGACGCGAAGCTTGTATAAAAGCCTTGCAGATGTTTGCGAAGGTAAAGCTTTTATATTGCAAGGTGGTGATTGCGCAGAATCGTTTTCAGATTTTAGTGCCGCTAATATTCGTGATACGTTCAAGACGCTTTTGCAAATGGCTGTCGTATTAACATATGGTGGTAAATGCCCGGTAGTCAAAATCGCTCGAATGGCAGGGCAGTATGCTAAGCCACGTTCTTCAGATTTTGAGACTATTGATGGTGTTTCTTTACCTTCATACCGTGGTGATATCGTTAATAGTTTTGAGTTTACGGAAGAAGCGCGTATCCCAGATCCTGATAGGTTGATGAAAGCGTATCATCAGTCTGCAGCAACACTTAACCTACTTCGCGCATTTGCGCAGGGTGGTCTTGCAGATCTGCATCAGGTAAATCGCTGGAATATGAGTTTCGTAGCTGCAAATCCGTTAAAAGATAAATTTCAACAACTCGCAGAGCGTATTCAAGAAGCACTTGAGTTTATGGAAGTTTGTGGCATTGATTCAACAGTAGCACCAAGCCTGAAGGAAACTCCGCTTTATACCTCACACGAAGCGCTATTGTTAGGTTATGAAGAAGCGTTAACTAGACGAGACCACTTATCGGGGGACTGGTACGATTGTTCTGCTCACTTTGTTTGGATTGGTGAACGTACGCGTCAGCTAGATCACGCTCATATCGAATTTTTCCGTGGTATTAAAAACCCTATTGGCGTAAAGGTTGGCCCAGGGATGCAAGAAGATGAGTTAATTAAACTTGTCGATGCGCTTAACCCTGATAATATTCCTGGTCGTCTAACACTTATCACACGCATGGGTGCAGATGTGCTGCCGGAAAAACTGCCTAAATTAGTTCGTAGAATTCAAGAAGAAGGCCGCAAAGTTATTTGGACTTCGGATCCGATGCACGGAAACACAGAAAAAGCGACGACTGGATATAAGACACGTAGTTTTAACAATATCTTGAGAGAAATCAGTCAGTTCTTCGCAGTGCATAAAGCTGAGGGGAGCTATCCTGGTGGTGTGCATTTAGAAATGACAGGGCAGCACGTCACTGAGTGTGTTGGTGGTGCCTACGGTCTATCAGACGAAGACTTATCTCAGCGTTACCGCACCCAGTGTGATCCGCGTCTAAACGCAGACCAAGTTTTAGAGCTAGGATTTTTAGTTGCTGATCTACTAAAAGACGCTCGTAAAACAGTATAA